TCGTGGATCAATGACAGTTCCTGGGCGGAAAAGACCTTGGCGATATCGAGGATCATGATGAATTCCTCGTTCTGCTTGCCCATGGCCTTGATGAAGTCCGCCCGGATGGCGGTGCCCATGCACGGCGGTGGGTTGAGTTGGTCGCTGTCCATCTCGAAGACCTCGCGCACGGAGTCGACGATGGCGCCCATGGAGCAGACTTCTCCCTCGACTTCGACATCGACGATGATGACGCAGGTGTTCACGGTGTCCGCGACCGTGGGCAGGTCGAATTTGACGCGCAGGTCAACCACGGGCACGGCGTGGCCGCGCAGGTTGATGACCCCGCGCATGAAGGGCGGGGTCTTGGGGATGCGGGTCACGGGCACCAGCTCGATGACTTCGCGCACCGAGCCGGTCTCCAGGGCAAAGACCTCGCCGCCAAGGCCGAAGGTCAGGTACTGTTGGGTGGTGATATCGGTCATGTCCGTGTCTCCGGAGCGTTAGAAGCGTTCGAATTCATCGTCCTCGTCGTCCCGTCCCATGTCCAGGGCCAGACCCGAGGTCGGTTTGGCGGCCTTGAGTGGCTTGGCGCTTTTGGCCGGCAGCGCGGGCTTGCGGGCCGGAGCCTTGGCCGCGTGACGGGTGACACGGGCCATGGTCGCGCCCAGGTGGAAGAAGGCGATGGTGCTCTGGAGCTGTTCGGCCTGGCTGGACAGCTCTTCCGAGGTGGAGGCCATTTCCTCGGAGGCCGAGGCGTTCTGCTGGATGACCTGATCGAGTTGTTGCAGGGCCTTGTTGATCTGTTCGGCGCCGGCGTTTTGTTCGTTGGAGGCGGCGGAAATCTCCTGGACCAGTTCGGCCGTGCGCTGGATGTCCGGCACCAGCTTGGCCAGCATCTGGCCGGCCTGATCGGCCACGCTGACCGTGGACGAGGACAGTTCGCTGATTTCGGCCGCGGCCGTGCCGCTGCGTTCGGCCAGTTTGCGGACCTCGGCCGCGACCACGGCGAAGCCCTTGCCGTGCTCGCCGGCCCGGGCCGCCTCGATGGCGGCGTTCAGGGCCAGGAGGTTGGTCTGGCGGGCGATTTCCTCGACGATGGAAATTTTTTCGGCGATATTCTTCATGGCCGTCACGGCCTGGGTCACGGCCTGCCCGCCATCCTGGGCATCCTGGGCGGCCTTGAGGGCGATTTTTTCGGTCTGGTTGGCGTTGTC
The sequence above is drawn from the Deltaproteobacteria bacterium genome and encodes:
- a CDS encoding chemotaxis protein CheW; protein product: MTDITTQQYLTFGLGGEVFALETGSVREVIELVPVTRIPKTPPFMRGVINLRGHAVPVVDLRVKFDLPTVADTVNTCVIIVDVEVEGEVCSMGAIVDSVREVFEMDSDQLNPPPCMGTAIRADFIKAMGKQNEEFIMILDIAKVFSAQELSLIH
- a CDS encoding chemotaxis protein, whose translation is EVQSASDNVASGSEELSASAEQLSQGATEQAASVEEVSSSMEEMTSNIRQNADNANQTEKIALKAAQDAQDGGQAVTQAVTAMKNIAEKISIVEEIARQTNLLALNAAIEAARAGEHGKGFAVVAAEVRKLAERSGTAAAEISELSSSTVSVADQAGQMLAKLVPDIQRTAELVQEISAASNEQNAGAEQINKALQQLDQVIQQNASASEEMASTSEELSSQAEQLQSTIAFFHLGATMARVTRHAAKAPARKPALPAKSAKPLKAAKPTSGLALDMGRDDEDDEFERF